A segment of the Panicum hallii strain FIL2 chromosome 1, PHallii_v3.1, whole genome shotgun sequence genome:
acggaacccatagatctcatactgccaggtgctagcaattgtctcctttctgaagtaatgtgaaacatatatatcgacaggatgtccagtatctgcacaagcagccattacatgagaacaaggtaagtgtagcaacttgggcctcatgcatgagcaacaataagttccatcgaacttgagaatgcactcctttacaggagtttaacgcctcatgccatgtcgcgccctatctttaggagatacctcaaacttgagctcctgtgttccacattgccgtacatggtgtagccggacgctttctgccttcttagtcatgtattctgttaccttgaatccaaaatttctgtctggatctcgcatgaatatctgatttttattgaaccgctcccgaaagtaatcggtacacccgcggacaatgaattcaacaattgcaaccagtggaagcccacgaacacctcgcagcacccaattataaacttcggcgaagttggtggtcattataccgtatcttgcaccatcggtatcataaagtaacgcccacttctccttagattcattctcaatccattcagaaaattttttcaccgctgacccagaccttctgcgagtacgtgcagtatctgttggcaaagagcacaaagcctctgcttcatcctgtgcagttatgttttttgatgcgtcctcggctcttttcttcccggtcagttcatcaagtttctgccactgcttgttaaatttttgctgattcgtttccttgcatagcctcttgaacatatccataaggtgcttgttcttgaattgcctgaaaaagtttgcaccgatatgcctcatgcaccacctactgcgaatatcacgccacttgggcggctctccggtctccacacacccctgctgcaaatctagaattgccctcagtatgccggcgtgacgatcatgaatcaggcagacatcttccctatcccgaacgactgcaagcttaacccgttccagaaaccagtaccaactgtctgtgttctcactctcaacaaaagcaaaagcaacaggcagcaattgattgtttccatccactccaatagctgtcagcatttgcaatctatactttcctgtgagaaatgtcccgtcgatgcacaggataggccggcagtgatggaatgcgttaatgcatggatccaagctgaaaaagacccgctgcaatatgtggggcggaccttctcctctgtctagagttttcaggtcatagtagcttccaggatttctctgacataggacggccagcattcgaggaacattatcatatgcagcctcgaacgtaccaaacctcatctccaacaccttttgttttgcactccacgccttactgtatgagatggtatacttgtacttttcctgaatgtacctgataatagactttggttcatatgacaagttctctactatcgtcccgtacatctcatttgcgatgtattgcgacgtgaggttgcgatggctcttctgcaccccaggcaaatgacaagtgtgctgagtgacaatggagcattcccaataatctttccatttacccttgtaggcatgcacccgccatggacagccatccttcacacataccacatcgtacttacgagatttgcactcgactgtcttaaactctcgcataagagagagagaccagcacttaacagcttccttcacctcttcaattgagtggtaccttgcaccctggataatttcattctccctgcaatccgaaggccagctacatccgtcatctacgacaagatgactgaagtcgctgcttacccaatcttgaggcacatcatcgtcatcatcagacgaatcggcattcattgcttcatccaattcacgttcttcgtcttgcagctgttcaacaataaagggtatgttctccccctcatcagccacgcattgaggtgctgcggtgccacctgcctcaatgtttgcctcctcgacttcttcatcaatattttcatcccccggaccagcttcaatgtttatcaaaggagggttttggtgcacactgataaggagtaccagtggccactgccaatgacttgcattttgcagataagttagccagtcctcgttgcttgcaagtggcataagctcccagatcaaagcgtgagtggtacgatttatgacgcattgaacactcacagtgtgtgtctcctgattaatccttagtcccctcattaaccagttgcatagggattcaaatgtcctctcgtgcggtctggtaattcctctgaccgcacagttgaattcacttaaatctaccccattcggcccataaatcacatttccttctccgtaatatatactgaaaatacccttctcggaagacatatctgtcaatcattaataaactagttatactacatattaatacacaacgaacgacgatcataaatttcagcgactctcagattatattttacagattctaaactattcagattataaattatactaaaaacaaatgaaaatactaaaactattcaaaacataactactctaacaaatattttctaaattatagttattttcaagtacttatatggctagaacgagaatataccttaAAATCGACgcgtggacagggcttcgccgcttcctcttctctcttcctcttctctctttctcttttttctgatttttgctggataaaatggcatttttggggcaggttggggcttaaatagccggtggggggacctcccgcccgaccaaagggcgggatgcctcccgcccgctgaacgggcgggacgcgtggggcccgggacatcccgccctttggttgggcgggatgccctcccagggacctcttcgcaaataatttatttgcgaagaggccctcgggtgacatcccgccctctgggtgggcgggatgtcccgggccccacgcgtcccgcccgttcagcgggcgggaggcacccatttctttaaattttcccaacggccacccctttttcgaattttaattttttttatcccttttttaaaaaaaattctagCGCGCAGTGGGGGACGATCCAGAAGCAATAGACGAGGCCCACGAGGGGACCATACAGCAGTTCGTCGAGATACTACGTGACCTCCCACAACCTGCtcgagcaaaatgttccactgTTCAAGTGCCTGACTGAAGCTATTCCCGCTCCAAAGGAGGATCCATGTGTCATAAGCGTCACTATTAACCCCATGGTGCAAGTGTCCGTACCACCATAAGGACTTTCCTCGTCCGCAACCCTCATTTAGTGGAGTCACACCTAATACGAAGATGGACCCTCATAATTCTTATGGAATTCAACTAGAAACGTTGTTTCACTACAAGATTTGCAATTTATACTGAGAGTTGTATGTGCAGTGGCCGACGGCAGGTAGTATTTTAACCAGGCATGCAAAATCTCGTTGGTGATTCTTCGTCGCTGATTGGTTGTCGGCAAATGTTAGCGCTGGAATTCTAGGGCAATTGTTGCGGATGGAGTAGTGTTTCCACCAATTGAGCTTTGTGATTTCATTTACCGTACCATGTTTTCGTTCATATATCCTTCTTCTCAATCCCACAGATGATAAGTTATAATCATGGTGCAATCAAATGTCATCTTCGTGGTTCAACTGAAATGCGCACATTCTGAGTTCACAACGCATACATAGCGCTACCATACTTGATGCTAATAGGCTATTGAGTTTGTCTCATCAATTTTTTAAAACTCTAGCTGTCAAAATCTTTTATTGAAAACATAAGAACCATACTGTATGTGTAGCTTTGTCCTGGAAAAACATTAATATACTGCAAATGTACTATATTTTGTAAATTACTCTAATACAGAATAGCAGTCAAACCCAGACCTAACAATAGAAGGTCAACTGTATCAAATATATTATAAAGGTCTATTTTATCAAAGACAGTACTATGGAAGATGTAGGTACGcgatgtatgtatgtatgtacgCTCAACAAAACTCATGTAAGTATCATTATCAAAATTACAAGAACTCATCAAAACATGCAAATTTGTTACTTTTACTTTGTTAATAGTGTAAATTGCCAAGGAAATGCCAAGTTTTTTAGAATTCATACTCTAGTGAACAAACTTGTTACTAATCTTCCACATTGAGAAAAGacatttttttttacaaaaatgATCGGATTTATTTTAATTGGACATGACTCAAGTTTTGTTTGAGAAGTGTGAGTTTCTAAAAATGATGAAAAATCACGTGAAAAAAGGTAATGTTTCACTCTAAGAACAAAATGATTTATGCAAAGAAATTAAGTGTTACAGGGAGAGAAATCAAACATTCCAGTAAAACCTATGATTCTTTTTTATTCCAAAGCTTTTTTTGCTAGTAGAACAAGGAGAAAGAGAAGAGTTCCATTGCCTATCAGCATCCTATTTCTTTGAAAGATATTTTCTGTTCTAAAATATAGatcattttgatttttctaAGTTTATAGATTTTTTATATACCTAGACACACGTTATATATGTATACATAACAAATACTTTaaattaaaaaattaaaatagaCTATATTTTGTAGTGGCTGGAGTAAATGTCAGCATTCCAATTCCAATGGGGATCTAAGTTGGGCCACCTCATACCAATAATCTCAATTTTGGCTGGTCACAAAAATTTGCCGACCAGTTCAAGGCAAGAGCTATGGGGGGACTGGGGTTCCCCAACCCACCGAGCAGCGAGGGCAAATCGGTCCAGCCCTTCAGCTTCCCGCGAAATCTATAGGCGGCGGCGCGAAGCGAGACTGGACTGGAGTTTGGGGGAAAAATTTCGCGGGCCGGGCGCGAGCAGAGCCGGAGctgtagccgccgccgcctctgcctccgCCTCGAGAGGGGAGATGGGGAAGGAGCGGGAGCGGGAGGAGCAGGTGGCCATGGTGCGCGCCGTGCTCGGCGACGGCATGCCGGAGATGGACATCATCCGTGCGCTccacatggccggcgacgacCCCACCAAGGCCATCAACATCCTCCTCGACTTCGACCAcaagccgcccccgccgcctctcCGGCCGACGCCCTTGCCCTCGCCCTCGCCTCCGCCGGGGAAACCCGCCAAAACCCTCGCCGAGTCGACCCCACCAAGCAAAGCCCCTGCCCGGCCCAAGCCCACGGCAGAGAAACCTAAggccgcgcctgcgcccgcgacAACCAACGGCAACGGCGCCGGCGAGCACTGGTGGCTGGTTGGGAGCGCCGAGATGGCGGGGCTGTCCACCTGCAAGGGCAGGCGGATTGCCCCCGGGGATGCGGTCACCTTCTCCTTCCCCaacgcggcggcggggaagagCCGTCCCGGCCGCTCCTCCCTCGCTTCCTGCTCCTCCGAGATCATGCGCTTCTCCACCCCGAACCATGGGGAGGTACATTCATCACTGCTGCCCACCCTAATTTTTGACACTGCATCGCGCCACTATGGTGTAACGACGTGTTGCTGTATAGGTTGGTCGCATTCCCAACGAATGGGCGCGTTGCCTGCTTCCCCTACTCAAGGAGAACAAGATAAAAGTTCAGGGCACCTGCAAATCAGCTTCTGAGGCGCTTAGCATTATGGACACTGTCCTCTTGTCGGTGAGGTATATGAATTGCAGCTGGAGCTAACTCCAATTTATATGCTGTTGAGCGTTTCTGTTGTTTGACGACTACTCCATCTTGAGTCTGTTTTGTATACTTTGCAGTGTATATATGAACAGCTCAATGTTTCATGATCAAAAGCAATCGACACCCAAGGCAGCTCGGGTTGCTCCGGAGGAATCGACATTTTATCCACTACCTGCACTTTTCAAATTGATTGGACTTGCCCCTTATAAAAAGGTGAGCTGTTTGCTCTTATTGTCTCCTGTTCATTTTATCATTAGTGCAAATGCGCTACAAAAGTCATCAATTCAAAGCTCTTGGTATAGGTGAATCATCATGGATAAATATGCACTGCAAAAGTTTGTACTTAGGAGCTCTTTGGTACCCTGAAATCATCCTTGATAAATAATTCTGAAACAGAGTCGTTGATACATACTGAAAGCAAGGAACTAAAAAGTATGTAAACCAtttatatatttacccaacatcGTACATCAAATGATTTTAGATTGTGAACAGTGGTATAAAGAGACCGTAAAAGAAATGAGTCCATGTAAATTATATGTATTTGCTCTTTCGCCTGAATTAGCATGTTAGTGTTGTCTGATTTATTTGGTTCAACATAAATTCAAATCAGGCCGCATTTACTCCAGAAGATCTTTATTCCAGGAAGCGACCAATGGAGACAAAGGTAATTGTTTAGTACTTCATACATTACACTGCTATCAACATAATAAATATTGGCCATTCATCTGCTTGAACAGAGCAGTATTGGAGCACCTGCCACAAAGTTGAGATCCGAGAATATGAGATTCGTTTCTGGTGGAAATGAAGATGATCAAGGCGAAGTAACTGTTTCAGATTCAGATTTAGATGATCTAATTGGGGTCTCAGACAGCTCTGCGCTGGAGGTAGTTCAATAACAAATTGTTGTTCCGAGTTTCAGCAACCAGTTGATTGTCTTGACTTCGGTAGTGCTCTGAATTTATATTTGTAGGAAAGGGATCCCCCTGATTCTCTGCTGTGTGATCTACGCCCTTATCAAAAGCAGGCCCTTCATTGGATGCTGCAGCTTGAGAAAGGCAGTTCTTCCCAGAATGCAGCTACAACCCTTCACCCTTGTTGGGAAGCATACAAACTCGAGGACAAGTATGTATGTTGTATTAACTGTTTATTTTTTTATCATGGTAGCAATAGTTGAACATTAACATTTTTCATTTTTCTGCATTTGTTTTAGGAGGGAGCTAGTTTTGTACTTGAATGTCTTCTCAGGCGATGCTACAACTGAATTTCCTAGTACACTACAACTTTCCAGAGGAGGGGTAAGGATATATTTCACATATTTCTCTTTACCATTTCTATTGATAGTTGTAGTTTCTGGTTGAAATTGGATCCATTTTATTAGCTGACTGAGTAAATTTTAAGATTCTGGCAGATGCAATGGGACTGGGGAAGACTATTATGACAatagctcttcttctttctgaTTCTAGCAAAGGATGCATCACAACTCAGAATACTACTCACATATCTGGAGAAGCCAGTGGGTTGGGTGAATCGCAAGATGCTGTGAAGAAGCTTGCTAGCCCTTTCTCTTTTAGTAGGCAGAGGACACTCAAGGCCCCACTTATTGGAGGTGGCAATCTAATTATCTGCCCAATGACACTAATAAGTCAGTGGAAGGTATAGGCTAATAGTGACACCGCCACACCATTGTCTATGCTATGCTATATGTATGTTCATTTGCTATTTGCAGAGAAGTAAAAGATAAGAGGTCAACCAACATAATTTGACTTGCTTTACCAATTTCATTTATAAAATGTAATCCTACAACTACTTTTTTGAACACTATGATTAATATTGTGAATATCAGGCAGAGATTGAAGCTCATACTAAGCCAGGTGCTGTGAATATATATGTTCACTATGGACAAAACAGGCCAAAGGATGCAAGCTTTATTGGTCAGAGTGATATTGTCCTAACTACATATGGTGTTGTGTCATCAGAATTTTCAATCGATGTAAGCTCTGAAGATCTCATAGCATGTACCTATCTTTCAATTTACTCTTAGTATGCTCAAGCTTTTGTAAATATCTTCATTGGTTGTATAACATAGATAGCACCAACCCATGTGATTGACTGGTCATTTGCATACTTTTACCACTATAGCCCCTTGATTTGGCATCTTTTATCTGTGCCCTctttttaaaaaagaaatagTTCAAAGTAATACAGATGCTGCATTACCTTTTTGTTTGTTTTTGTCCTTCGCGCCATGAGTGTACATTTGATTCATCACAACCTCGTTGGTAATGAAAGTGGCTTGCTTAAATTTGGTTCATGCATGAGAGGAAGTATAATATAAAGAAAATAACCACATTGACCAAAGTGGGGATGCAATGATGGGGAACTTCACTGGGGCTATCACCATTAATCTTTAGTTTGATTATGCAATCTGATTATTAACTGAACTTTTGATATCTGCTGGGTAGGGCTCAACGGAACATGGGGCTTTGTACTCGGTACATTGGTTCAGAGTTGTGCTTGATGAAGCACACATGATAAAATCTTCTAAAAGTTTGATATCCCTAGCTGCGGCTGCTCTGACTGCTGATCGGCGCTGGTGTCTCACTGGTACGCCAATTCAGGTGAGGATATGTAGCATCTTTGTTAGAATTCACTGAAGAGATTATATTTATCCCCCTAATGTAGGATTATGGAGCAGACAAATTATACTTATTATTTTCATGCATGTATTTGCATATTAGGTGCTTATGCGTTTTTTTTTACTTTGCTGGCAGAACAACTTGGAGGATTTATACAGCCTTTTCCGGTTTCTGAGAGTTGAACCATGGAGGAACTGGGCTTTGTAAGTACGATATTCATTTGTTTCCATTAACTGGTCTTGTTAAACTTGGCAACTGTAAATTAATTGGATTGTTGAAAATTCGTAATTGTTTATTTGCATTATTTACCATTCTTTGTTTATTTACACATAACAACAGCCTTTTTAGGTTGTTTAGATGATTTATGTGTTTAATAACAGTGGCAGAGAACTAGGAAAAGTATATTAACCCAGACAGGAAGAGATAAATCATGAATAGGAGCGAATTAGAACATGCGAATAGCACAGTGGTAGGTCCTTGGTCATCCAGTTGTGAGGCTACCAACCTGGGTTCAAATCCTGTGTCTTGCCTAAAAAAGGCCCCTCGCTGCGCGTCCTTCGCAGTCCGGGATTAGGGGGCTTTTCTCTACCCTGCAGATGGAAGAAAACTTCTTAATGCAATGCCTCAGGGGAGGTCTTTCCCTCAGGGGTTGAGCTTTTGTAGATTTCAGCGTCGTAACAGGAATGTGCCAAACATGGGGGGAGCCAAGACCCCTGGCACTGGCCCCTCCCTCCAGCACTGTTTAGTAGTGTCTGCATCCAAATTTTCTGTTTGAGACTTGACAAACTTATCTCTTAGTTGTAAGAATTACAGCAAGATGTAAACTACATTGTTGTTTTTTCTTAAAAACAAGAACTGTCCACTTGGTTATACAACATTATTCCGTAAATCCTATTCTATTTTGTTCACATCAAGTATGTTCTTTTTTCGAGAATACACAGGAGGGCTGTGTATCTTTGTACTACCTCCACTCTCAACGTCATATATTTGGGAACAGAGGGAGTATTAGGTATAAAATAGAGTTTTGTTACAATTCGGCAGCTGTAGCACAAGCCCGGATCCAGGATCTGTCAACACTTGCTAATGTACTATACTTAAATAAGGTTCACATCAAGTATGTTAATTCTGATGTTGTCAGAGTCTGGCTATATTCTTCATACCATGTAACAAATTTTGAATATTAATTTCTATAACTTCTAGTGTTTGTCTTCTGTTTAGGTGGAATAAACTTGTACAAAAACCATATGAAGAAGGTGATGAAAGAGGCTTAAAGCTAGTGCAGTCCATTTTGAAGCCAATTATGTTGAGAAGGACTAAAAATAGCACAGACAATGAGGGCAGGTACGTTCAACTTTGGTTATGATGCATTTTGTCTTTCTCCCCTCCTTTGTAGGGTAGAGGAGCTTTATAAATTACTC
Coding sequences within it:
- the LOC112889736 gene encoding DNA repair protein RAD5A isoform X1 translates to MGKEREREEQVAMVRAVLGDGMPEMDIIRALHMAGDDPTKAINILLDFDHKPPPPPLRPTPLPSPSPPPGKPAKTLAESTPPSKAPARPKPTAEKPKAAPAPATTNGNGAGEHWWLVGSAEMAGLSTCKGRRIAPGDAVTFSFPNAAAGKSRPGRSSLASCSSEIMRFSTPNHGEVGRIPNEWARCLLPLLKENKIKVQGTCKSASEALSIMDTVLLSVSVYMNSSMFHDQKQSTPKAARVAPEESTFYPLPALFKLIGLAPYKKAAFTPEDLYSRKRPMETKSSIGAPATKLRSENMRFVSGGNEDDQGEVTVSDSDLDDLIGVSDSSALEERDPPDSLLCDLRPYQKQALHWMLQLEKGSSSQNAATTLHPCWEAYKLEDKRELVLYLNVFSGDATTEFPSTLQLSRGGILADAMGLGKTIMTIALLLSDSSKGCITTQNTTHISGEASGLGESQDAVKKLASPFSFSRQRTLKAPLIGGGNLIICPMTLISQWKAEIEAHTKPGAVNIYVHYGQNRPKDASFIGQSDIVLTTYGVVSSEFSIDGSTEHGALYSVHWFRVVLDEAHMIKSSKSLISLAAAALTADRRWCLTGTPIQNNLEDLYSLFRFLRVEPWRNWALWNKLVQKPYEEGDERGLKLVQSILKPIMLRRTKNSTDNEGRPILNLPPTNIEVKYCDLSEAEKDFYEALFRRSKVKFDQFVEQGKVLHNYASILELLLRLRQCCDHPFLVMSRGDTQDFADVNKLAKRFLRGGNGPVNGDSSYLPSRAFIEEVVQELQKGEGECPICLEAFEDAVLTPCAHRLCRECLLSSWRSATAGLCPVCRKSMSKQDLITAPTDSRFQIDVDKNWVESSKISALLQELEVLRSSGAKSIVFSQWTAFLDLLQIPLSRNNFSFARLDGTLNLQQREKVIKEFSEDRGILVLLMSLKAGGVGINLTAASSAFVMDPWWNPAVEEQAVMRIHRIGQTKTVSIKRFIVKGTVEERMEAVQARKQRMISGALTDQEVRTARIEELKMLFS
- the LOC112889736 gene encoding DNA repair protein RAD5A isoform X2 gives rise to the protein MGKEREREEQVAMVRAVLGDGMPEMDIIRALHMAGDDPTKAINILLDFDHKPPPPPLRPTPLPSPSPPPGKPAKTLAESTPPSKAPARPKPTAEKPKAAPAPATTNGNGAGEHWWLVGSAEMAGLSTCKGRRIAPGDAVTFSFPNAAAGKSRPGRSSLASCSSEIMRFSTPNHGEVGRIPNEWARCLLPLLKENKIKVQGTCKSASEALSIMDTVLLSVSVYMNSSMFHDQKQSTPKAARVAPEESTFYPLPALFKLIGLAPYKKAAFTPEDLYSRKRPMETKSSIGAPATKLRSENMRFVSGGNEDDQGEVTVSDSDLDDLIGVSDSSALEERDPPDSLLCDLRPYQKQALHWMLQLEKGSSSQNAATTLHPCWEAYKLEDKRELVLYLNVFSGDATTEFPSTLQLSRGGILADAMGLGKTIMTIALLLSDSSKGCITTQNTTHISGEASGLGESQDAVKKLASPFSFSRQRTLKAPLIGGGNLIICPMTLISQWKAEIEAHTKPGAVNIYVHYGQNRPKDASFIGQSDIVLTTYGVVSSEFSIDGSTEHGALYSVHWFRVVLDEAHMIKSSKSLISLAAAALTADRRWCLTGTPIQNNLEDLYSLFRFLRVEPWRNWALWNKLVQKPYEEGDERGLKLVQSILKPIMLRRTKNSTDNEGRPILNLPPTNIEVKYCDLSEAEKDFYEALFRRSKVKFDQFVEQGKVLHNYASILELLLRLRQCCDHPFLVMSRGDTQDFADVNKLAKRFLRGGNGPVNGDSSYLPSRAFIEEVVQELQKGEGECPICLEAFEDAVLTPCAHRLCRECLLSSWRSATAGLCPV